The Candidatus Tectomicrobia bacterium genome has a segment encoding these proteins:
- a CDS encoding O-antigen ligase family protein yields MARTSRAIGGGGLAGRGSLLPVVAVLGFLILSLGLSYSLTQTSAFVVLGGFVGAIILGASFMSPMFGVALLIMSMLLSPEFGAGGGGGGGTDAGRSVVVRMDDVLLAILSIAWFARTAVHKELGFILKNPLNRPIGFYILSCIISTILGFMTGGVRGLIGTFFVIRYFEYFVVFFLALNFMTDLKVMKRFMKLAFFTSICIALYGMVQIPLGVRVSAPFEGDSGEPNTMGGYLLLMMCMAGGQLLFARGLRAILGWGSLIALFFIPLLFTGSRASWLGIPAVIAAFFIFSHKKKQIALFTVAFAFLSIVVLPQSVKERVLFTFQQKKQLHAKQIQVGAVRLDSSTSARLESYAESVGGWMKKPILGWGVTGYIFVDSQPIRTLVETGLVGMVAFLWLVWVYFQAGRKAMRTSTDAFQRGIAVGYMAGLFGLLTHSSGSNTFIILRIMEPWMLFTAMVVRIPTLAKERQKQWEELEREEGKLIEAPPEPQPEPAEGEEAPGEKRFEKKLSEYEEFLERERVEMARREVEARRREAAKPKFRKELLAAARAGGPPAAPGPEPAAGSFPKAPRNVDLIREPASGPFGRRPR; encoded by the coding sequence ATGGCCCGAACCTCGCGCGCGATCGGCGGAGGCGGCTTGGCGGGCAGGGGCAGCCTGCTCCCCGTGGTGGCCGTGCTCGGCTTCCTCATCCTCAGCCTGGGCCTGTCCTACTCCCTCACGCAGACCTCGGCCTTCGTCGTCCTGGGGGGCTTCGTCGGCGCCATCATCCTCGGCGCGAGCTTCATGAGCCCGATGTTCGGCGTCGCGCTGCTGATCATGTCCATGCTCCTCTCGCCCGAGTTCGGGGCCGGGGGCGGAGGCGGGGGCGGCACCGACGCCGGGCGCTCGGTCGTGGTGCGGATGGACGACGTCCTCCTCGCCATTCTCTCCATCGCCTGGTTCGCCCGCACCGCCGTCCACAAGGAGCTGGGCTTCATCCTCAAGAACCCCCTCAACCGCCCCATCGGCTTCTACATCCTGAGCTGCATCATCTCCACCATCCTGGGCTTCATGACGGGCGGGGTGCGGGGGCTGATCGGGACCTTCTTCGTGATCCGCTACTTCGAGTATTTCGTCGTCTTCTTCCTCGCCCTCAACTTCATGACCGACCTCAAGGTGATGAAGCGCTTCATGAAGCTGGCCTTCTTCACCTCCATCTGCATCGCCCTCTACGGGATGGTGCAGATCCCGCTCGGGGTGCGCGTGTCGGCTCCCTTCGAGGGGGACTCGGGCGAGCCCAACACCATGGGCGGCTACCTCCTCCTGATGATGTGCATGGCGGGGGGCCAGCTCCTCTTCGCCCGGGGCCTGCGGGCCATCCTGGGCTGGGGCTCGCTGATCGCCCTCTTCTTCATCCCGCTGCTGTTCACCGGGAGCCGCGCCTCGTGGCTGGGCATCCCGGCCGTGATCGCGGCCTTCTTCATCTTCTCCCACAAGAAGAAGCAGATTGCGCTTTTCACCGTCGCCTTCGCCTTCTTGTCGATCGTCGTGCTTCCACAGTCGGTCAAGGAGCGCGTCCTCTTCACCTTCCAGCAGAAGAAGCAGCTCCACGCCAAGCAGATCCAGGTGGGCGCGGTCCGCCTGGACAGCTCCACCAGCGCCCGGCTGGAGAGCTACGCCGAGTCGGTCGGCGGCTGGATGAAGAAGCCCATCCTGGGCTGGGGGGTGACCGGCTACATCTTCGTGGACTCGCAGCCCATCCGGACGCTGGTGGAGACGGGGCTGGTGGGGATGGTGGCCTTCCTTTGGCTTGTGTGGGTCTATTTCCAGGCGGGACGGAAAGCGATGCGGACCTCGACGGACGCCTTCCAGCGGGGGATCGCCGTCGGCTACATGGCCGGCCTGTTCGGCCTCCTCACCCACAGCAGCGGCTCCAACACCTTCATCATCCTGCGCATCATGGAGCCGTGGATGCTCTTCACCGCCATGGTGGTGCGCATCCCCACCCTGGCCAAGGAGCGCCAGAAGCAGTGGGAGGAGCTGGAGCGCGAGGAGGGAAAGCTCATCGAGGCGCCGCCCGAGCCCCAGCCCGAGCCGGCGGAAGGCGAGGAGGCCCCCGGCGAGAAGCGCTTCGAGAAGAAACTCTCCGAGTACGAGGAATTCCTCGAGCGCGAGCGTGTAGAGATGGCGCGGCGGGAGGTCGAGGCCAGGCGCCGGGAGGCCGCCAAGCCCAAGTTCCGGAAGGAGTTGCTAGCCGCGGCCCGGGCGGGCGGGCCGCCCGCCGCCCCCGGGCCGGAGCCGGCGGCGGGCTCGTTCCCCAAGGCGCCCCGGAACGTCGACCTGATCCGAGAGCCCGCGTCCGGCCCCTTCGGCAGGCGCCCCCGCTAA
- a CDS encoding class I SAM-dependent methyltransferase: MERGDSRSLLARYRFCPPRERFHVALRCRMMNLWLLEAEVPRQGRVADLGCGQGLAAVMLAASAPGRSVVGIEREARKVEAARRAGEGLGNLSFRRGDLLALDEPEEGFDAALLLDVLYLWPGEEKRRIVENARRAIRTGGLLLVHEITTRPAWKYGVALLQEWLALNVLRTTAGRGIHYASKEENEGLLRACGFAVETVPFHRGKPYAHFLFRCRKT, translated from the coding sequence TTGGAGAGGGGGGATTCCCGGTCGCTTCTCGCGCGCTACCGCTTCTGCCCGCCGCGGGAGCGCTTCCACGTGGCGCTCCGCTGCCGGATGATGAACCTCTGGCTTCTCGAGGCGGAGGTCCCCCGGCAGGGCCGGGTGGCGGACCTCGGCTGCGGGCAGGGTCTCGCCGCGGTCATGCTGGCGGCCTCGGCCCCGGGCCGCTCGGTGGTGGGGATCGAGCGGGAGGCGCGCAAGGTGGAGGCCGCCCGCCGTGCGGGGGAGGGGCTGGGGAACCTCTCCTTCCGGCGGGGAGACCTCCTGGCGCTGGACGAGCCGGAGGAAGGGTTCGACGCGGCCCTCCTGCTGGACGTGCTCTACCTGTGGCCGGGGGAGGAGAAACGGCGGATCGTGGAGAACGCGCGGCGGGCCATCCGGACGGGAGGATTGCTCCTGGTGCATGAGATTACCACGCGGCCCGCCTGGAAGTACGGAGTGGCGCTGCTCCAGGAGTGGCTCGCCCTGAACGTTCTCCGCACCACGGCCGGCCGCGGGATCCACTACGCGTCGAAGGAAGAGAACGAGGGGCTTCTCCGGGCGTGCGGATTCGCGGTCGAGACGGTTCCCTTCCACCGCGGGAAGCCCTACGCGCATTTTCTCTTCCGCTGCCGCAAGACCTGA
- a CDS encoding glycosyltransferase family 4 protein, producing MHTILYCHHYTRISGGETSLLELFRRLDRGRFRPLLAAPPEGPFPDAARELGVEVIPAQYGPLRRLDLLARAARRLWGVARARAVSLLHANGPLTNIPAALAGRLAGRPVVWHARNLIVPGEEIDLDRLLLPLASLLIANSDAIRERFRFRGGLSPKTMTIINGVDVERFHPSVSGEEVRARYGAGPGDLLAGVVGRISPIKGQRTFIEAAERLVPRFPNLRFLIVGAGLFEGEKKCEEELRALVAARNLGGRVFFSGYQRDVRAHTAALDICVIPSDAEPCGRVIFEAMAMAKPVVGTAAGGTPEIAAEGETGLLVPPRDPEALAAAIARLAGEPGLRRRMGEAGRRRVAERFTIQAHVGRTEEAYLRLLGEPRG from the coding sequence ATGCACACGATTCTCTACTGCCACCATTACACCCGGATCAGCGGCGGGGAAACCAGCCTCCTCGAATTGTTCCGCCGCCTGGACCGCGGCCGCTTCCGCCCCCTCCTGGCGGCGCCGCCTGAGGGGCCCTTCCCGGACGCGGCGCGGGAACTGGGGGTCGAGGTCATCCCGGCCCAGTACGGCCCCCTCCGCCGCCTGGACCTCCTGGCCCGCGCCGCCCGCCGCCTATGGGGGGTGGCCCGCGCCCGCGCCGTCTCGCTCCTCCACGCGAACGGCCCCCTCACCAACATCCCCGCCGCGCTGGCCGGCCGCCTCGCGGGGCGCCCCGTCGTCTGGCACGCCCGCAACCTCATCGTCCCGGGGGAGGAGATCGACCTCGACCGCCTCCTCCTGCCCCTCGCCTCCCTCCTCATCGCCAACTCGGACGCCATCCGGGAGCGCTTCCGCTTCCGGGGCGGGCTCTCCCCGAAGACGATGACCATCATCAACGGCGTGGACGTGGAGCGCTTCCACCCCTCCGTCTCGGGCGAGGAGGTGCGCGCCCGCTACGGCGCGGGGCCGGGGGATCTGCTCGCCGGGGTGGTGGGACGGATCTCCCCCATCAAGGGCCAGCGCACCTTCATCGAGGCGGCGGAGCGGCTCGTCCCGCGCTTCCCGAACCTGCGCTTCCTCATCGTGGGGGCGGGGCTCTTCGAGGGCGAGAAGAAGTGTGAAGAGGAGCTCCGGGCGCTCGTCGCCGCGCGCAACCTGGGCGGCCGCGTCTTCTTCTCGGGCTACCAGCGCGATGTGCGGGCCCACACCGCCGCCCTCGACATCTGCGTCATCCCCTCGGACGCCGAGCCCTGCGGCCGCGTCATCTTCGAGGCCATGGCCATGGCCAAGCCGGTCGTGGGCACCGCGGCGGGCGGCACGCCCGAGATCGCCGCCGAGGGCGAGACGGGCCTCCTCGTCCCGCCGCGCGACCCGGAGGCCCTCGCCGCCGCCATCGCCCGCCTCGCGGGAGAGCCCGGTCTCAGGCGGCGCATGGGCGAGGCCGGCCGGCGGCGGGTGGCCGAGCGGTTCACCATCCAGGCCCACGTCGGCCGGACCGAGGAAGCCTACCTCCGCCTCCTGGGGGAGCCCCGTGGCTAG
- a CDS encoding polysaccharide biosynthesis tyrosine autokinase — translation MGQYDINLRDYWRIIRKRKLIIIFTVVILGFFSFVFAKLNEPPPIYSASSAVRLEPNTALSGLVSDPGALGTTAEITTQTAVIRSYPVMEQVAKEMGMVDKSLSSEDIAKNSRLVSIINGLAGQVNTGQVGDTNIISITVISGDPDQAARMANTTASVFRQFDYENRNQTVLRQHDFIKTQLTQSEARLKEAERIIKEFKESKNFLSIAVEAASIGRLMERLQEVVAQQQGMLKRVREAIEQVRNIRDVRAGRTERVPVDDIDPGLARLNQQLVELQVQRDNLLQEFTPEHPAVNDIIQQINNVVRQMLLILQGREQTLAALAKAREDELNQIESRNKEIPDLSLQLQRHERQLATNQEVHNLLRQKFEEVSIRLAGTQHLVRIVKPAFRPLWRDNPPQIFLNTFVGALLGLVVGLAFALVLETMDTSIGTIEDVESYLEVPVLGVIPILDNEELERQYIESNPERAGRFTPDIYGRLVTHFVPRSPIAEAYRSFRTQMEFVSVEKGGNTFVITSSTPGEGKTTTSINFAITCAQSNKRTLLIDADMRKPVIYRIFGIDREPGLTDILLGNNTWTDCVRTMTDIMLGKFDMEDIMLTPGLDNLNLLTCGHIPPNPAELLNSTRMTQFLEEIRQEFDVIVIDTPPLLPVTDAAILGTRVDGCVLVYRVGAIARGALKRAKMQLDNVHAKVWGVVLNSMRPEATSDIDSIRYQSTYYYGGYTEEHAEENLAELPFYQRWYRSAVELVAPAERDDVTEEASSLAKTLAGVALVLSFSLIAASAAWQMGVRLPFVGSLAARDQMVGMPPKDSLAPLGAIWKSTQEAPVTPASAPASPAAPEGSKDAPQAPAKPPAPAQGGSPPPQAPARPGPGASLLPGRRFASAPPAAPREDLTEAAAVRRAVMRLAGQTLPGGLLREEESRKPFSVVFSHNRRRETTRHHLSILRQAGLAPSFAPVRGIEGSADRVFLGAFASEREAKAFIEKRLRPLLQPGEEPYADRLPYTLEVGRDLAPGEADVMRVILKAADLYPAFEETSSGKGRLLVGAFRSPSEAEHAAILLQREKIPFQLVTR, via the coding sequence ATGGGCCAGTATGACATCAACTTGCGCGACTATTGGCGGATCATCCGCAAGCGCAAGCTCATCATCATCTTCACCGTCGTCATCCTGGGTTTCTTCAGCTTCGTCTTCGCGAAGCTGAACGAGCCGCCCCCCATCTACTCGGCTTCCAGCGCCGTCCGGCTCGAGCCGAACACGGCCCTCTCCGGCCTGGTGAGCGACCCCGGAGCCCTCGGCACGACCGCGGAGATCACCACCCAGACCGCCGTCATCCGCAGCTACCCGGTCATGGAGCAGGTGGCCAAGGAGATGGGGATGGTGGACAAGTCCCTCTCCTCGGAGGATATCGCCAAGAACAGCCGGCTGGTTTCCATCATCAACGGCCTCGCGGGCCAAGTGAACACCGGCCAGGTGGGCGACACCAACATCATCTCCATCACGGTCATCTCGGGGGATCCCGACCAGGCGGCGCGGATGGCCAATACCACCGCGTCCGTTTTCCGGCAGTTCGACTACGAGAACCGGAACCAGACGGTCCTGCGCCAGCACGACTTCATCAAGACCCAGCTCACCCAGAGCGAGGCCCGCCTCAAGGAGGCCGAGCGCATCATCAAGGAGTTCAAGGAGTCCAAGAACTTCCTTTCCATCGCCGTGGAGGCCGCCTCCATCGGGCGGCTGATGGAGCGCCTCCAGGAAGTCGTCGCGCAGCAGCAAGGGATGCTCAAGCGCGTCCGCGAGGCCATCGAGCAGGTCCGCAACATCCGTGACGTCCGGGCCGGCAGGACCGAGCGCGTGCCCGTGGACGACATCGATCCCGGCCTGGCCCGCCTCAACCAGCAGCTCGTGGAGCTCCAGGTCCAGCGCGACAACCTGCTCCAGGAGTTCACCCCGGAGCATCCCGCGGTCAACGACATCATCCAGCAGATCAACAACGTCGTCCGGCAGATGCTGCTCATCCTGCAGGGCCGGGAGCAGACCCTGGCGGCGCTCGCGAAGGCCCGCGAGGACGAACTCAACCAGATCGAGTCGCGCAACAAGGAGATCCCAGACCTCTCCCTCCAGCTCCAGCGGCACGAGCGCCAGCTCGCCACCAACCAGGAAGTCCACAACCTCCTGCGCCAGAAGTTCGAGGAGGTCAGCATCCGGCTCGCGGGCACCCAGCACCTCGTTCGCATCGTGAAGCCCGCCTTCCGGCCGCTGTGGCGCGACAACCCGCCGCAGATCTTCCTGAACACCTTCGTGGGCGCGCTCCTGGGCCTGGTGGTGGGCCTGGCGTTCGCCCTGGTGCTCGAGACGATGGATACCTCCATCGGCACCATCGAGGACGTGGAGTCCTATCTCGAAGTGCCCGTCCTGGGAGTCATCCCCATCCTCGACAACGAGGAACTCGAGCGCCAGTACATCGAGAGCAACCCGGAACGGGCGGGCCGCTTCACGCCCGACATCTACGGCCGGCTCGTCACGCACTTCGTCCCGCGCTCGCCCATCGCCGAGGCCTACCGCTCCTTCCGCACGCAGATGGAGTTCGTCTCCGTCGAGAAGGGCGGCAACACCTTCGTCATCACGAGCAGCACGCCGGGCGAGGGCAAGACGACCACCTCCATCAACTTCGCCATCACCTGCGCCCAGTCCAACAAGCGCACCCTGCTCATCGACGCCGACATGCGGAAGCCCGTCATCTACCGCATCTTCGGCATCGACCGGGAGCCCGGCCTCACCGATATCCTCCTGGGCAACAACACCTGGACGGACTGCGTCCGCACCATGACCGACATCATGCTCGGCAAGTTCGACATGGAAGACATCATGCTGACGCCGGGCCTCGACAACCTGAACCTCCTGACCTGCGGGCACATCCCGCCGAACCCGGCCGAGCTCCTGAACTCCACGCGCATGACTCAGTTCCTCGAGGAGATCCGGCAGGAGTTCGACGTGATCGTGATCGACACGCCGCCCCTCCTGCCGGTCACGGACGCGGCCATCCTCGGCACGCGCGTGGACGGCTGCGTGCTGGTCTACCGGGTGGGGGCCATCGCGCGGGGGGCGCTCAAGCGGGCGAAGATGCAGCTCGACAACGTGCACGCGAAGGTGTGGGGCGTGGTCCTTAACTCGATGCGCCCCGAGGCCACCTCCGACATCGACTCCATCCGCTACCAGTCGACCTACTACTACGGCGGCTATACGGAAGAGCACGCCGAGGAAAACCTGGCCGAGCTGCCCTTCTATCAGCGCTGGTACCGCTCCGCGGTCGAGCTCGTCGCCCCCGCCGAGCGGGACGACGTGACCGAGGAAGCATCCTCCCTGGCCAAGACGCTCGCCGGCGTGGCCCTGGTCCTCTCCTTCTCCCTCATCGCTGCCAGCGCGGCCTGGCAGATGGGCGTGCGGCTCCCGTTCGTCGGCTCCCTCGCGGCGCGGGATCAGATGGTCGGCATGCCGCCGAAGGACTCGCTGGCGCCGCTGGGCGCGATCTGGAAGAGCACCCAGGAGGCGCCCGTGACCCCCGCGTCCGCCCCCGCCAGCCCCGCGGCCCCCGAGGGGAGCAAGGACGCGCCCCAGGCCCCCGCGAAGCCTCCCGCGCCCGCCCAGGGCGGGTCGCCCCCGCCGCAAGCTCCCGCCCGTCCCGGGCCGGGCGCCTCCCTCCTCCCGGGGCGGCGCTTCGCCTCGGCGCCCCCGGCCGCGCCCCGGGAAGACCTGACGGAGGCCGCCGCCGTCCGGCGGGCCGTCATGCGCCTCGCGGGCCAGACGCTCCCCGGCGGGCTCCTCCGCGAGGAGGAGAGCCGGAAGCCCTTCAGCGTCGTATTCAGCCACAACCGCCGCCGCGAGACGACGCGGCACCACCTGTCGATCCTGCGCCAGGCGGGGCTCGCCCCCTCCTTCGCCCCCGTCCGGGGGATCGAGGGCTCCGCCGACCGCGTCTTTCTCGGCGCCTTCGCCTCCGAGCGGGAGGCCAAGGCCTTCATCGAGAAGCGGCTCAGGCCCCTCCTCCAGCCGGGCGAGGAACCCTACGCGGACCGCCTGCCCTACACGCTCGAGGTGGGCCGCGATCTCGCGCCGGGCGAGGCCGACGTGATGCGCGTCATCCTGAAGGCGGCCGACCTCTACCCCGCCTTCGAGGAAACCTCGAGCGGCAAGGGCCGGCTGCTGGTCGGCGCCTTCCGGTCGCCGTCCGAGGCCGAGCACGCCGCCATCCTCCTCCAGCGGGAGAAGATCCCCTTCCAGCTCGTCACCCGCTAG
- a CDS encoding DUF2029 domain-containing protein, whose amino-acid sequence MNAPEKGRSGGLEYPLRPLFLVLVLLLVGRHIVLVLRTVVLTDPVDLSTYYVHARMLWEGANPADAAALEEYARRLGLRALRGLNPPTFYFLFLPAALLPWAAAKALWTLLSQAALAGIGWIAWREMTRRGLPRLESALGAAAFLAVFYPAKQATTLGQMDLLLGLAAAGMGLALARGRGAWAGVLALLMGWMKIQLGAVIVFLAWMGRMRRGLWATAIFGLVWLGVTAAAFGPGSVTGYLGFLRDHLGGGLNPDSVNYALSGLLARAVQPWTEPLFAATLNAVLTAAIALVTFWVLWAGRKRREAPWLETGFLLLSVWMLSPLSEEHHLAWLAAPLLLTMTDPAVREGRLQAGLFLAALLLIGVEHYPHSLWKGPGFWPELIRSSKFFGPLVFWILAGRALLRQR is encoded by the coding sequence ATGAACGCCCCCGAAAAAGGCCGCTCCGGCGGGCTCGAATACCCGCTGCGCCCGCTCTTCCTGGTCCTGGTCTTGCTCCTGGTTGGGAGGCACATCGTCCTGGTGTTGCGGACGGTCGTTCTGACCGACCCGGTGGACTTGAGCACCTACTACGTCCATGCGCGGATGCTCTGGGAGGGGGCGAATCCCGCCGATGCCGCGGCGCTCGAAGAATACGCCCGGCGGCTGGGCCTGAGGGCCCTCCGGGGGCTGAACCCGCCCACGTTCTATTTCCTGTTCCTGCCGGCCGCCCTCCTGCCCTGGGCGGCGGCGAAGGCGCTCTGGACGCTTCTCTCCCAGGCGGCCCTGGCCGGGATCGGCTGGATCGCCTGGCGCGAGATGACGCGGCGGGGCCTGCCCCGCCTGGAGAGCGCCCTGGGGGCGGCGGCCTTCCTCGCCGTGTTCTACCCGGCGAAGCAGGCCACGACGCTGGGGCAGATGGACCTCCTCCTCGGGCTGGCCGCCGCGGGGATGGGGCTGGCGCTGGCGCGGGGACGGGGCGCCTGGGCGGGGGTTCTCGCCCTGCTCATGGGATGGATGAAGATCCAGCTCGGGGCCGTGATCGTGTTCCTCGCCTGGATGGGCCGGATGCGCCGGGGGCTGTGGGCCACGGCGATCTTCGGCCTGGTCTGGCTGGGTGTCACCGCCGCCGCCTTCGGCCCCGGATCGGTGACGGGCTACCTGGGGTTTCTCCGGGACCACCTGGGCGGGGGGCTGAACCCGGACTCCGTGAACTACGCGCTGAGCGGGCTCCTGGCGCGGGCCGTGCAGCCCTGGACGGAGCCTCTCTTCGCCGCAACCCTGAATGCCGTTCTGACGGCGGCCATCGCCCTGGTCACATTCTGGGTTCTCTGGGCGGGGCGGAAGCGCCGGGAGGCGCCCTGGCTCGAGACGGGTTTCCTGCTCCTCTCCGTCTGGATGCTCTCGCCCCTGAGCGAGGAGCACCACTTGGCTTGGCTCGCCGCTCCCCTGCTGCTCACCATGACGGATCCGGCGGTGCGCGAGGGGCGCCTCCAGGCGGGGCTCTTTCTCGCCGCCCTTCTGCTGATCGGGGTGGAGCACTACCCCCACTCACTTTGGAAAGGGCCGGGTTTCTGGCCGGAGCTGATCCGCTCCTCGAAGTTCTTCGGGCCGCTCGTGTTCTGGATTTTGGCGGGGAGGGCGCTCCTGCGGCAGCGGTAG
- a CDS encoding ChbG/HpnK family deacetylase: protein MEAGPARIILNADDLGMAPETNRGIAECAGAGAVTSFSLMANLPGFEDACARLRGGLPGSLGVHLNFTLGEPLLKGADARALAGRGSRFPGLAAAALRLAAGGRALMEALEREARAQIERVLGAGAGRVWHLDVHHHLHGFPALLEVLIRLAREFQIPALRNPREDLLPGSVPSWKALLLRTLAREAPGRIAAAGLRRPDAFYATGLTRGRDFIRALQAALESAGPGVTEIALHPGYAVPSFDSYQARREEEMRALRCDEIRAALASPRLRLIGFRELAGEVRAG from the coding sequence GTGGAAGCGGGACCGGCCCGAATCATCCTGAACGCGGACGATCTCGGCATGGCGCCCGAGACCAACCGGGGCATCGCCGAGTGCGCCGGGGCGGGCGCCGTCACGAGCTTCTCGCTCATGGCGAACCTGCCGGGCTTCGAGGACGCCTGCGCGAGGCTGCGCGGCGGCCTGCCGGGCAGCCTGGGGGTGCATCTGAACTTCACGCTGGGCGAGCCCCTCCTGAAGGGCGCGGACGCCCGGGCCCTCGCCGGGCGCGGGAGCCGCTTCCCGGGCCTGGCCGCCGCCGCCCTCCGGCTGGCGGCGGGGGGGCGCGCGCTCATGGAGGCCCTGGAGCGGGAGGCCCGGGCGCAGATCGAGCGGGTGCTGGGGGCGGGGGCGGGCCGGGTGTGGCACCTCGACGTCCACCATCACCTGCACGGCTTCCCGGCGCTACTGGAGGTGCTCATCCGGCTGGCGCGGGAATTCCAGATCCCCGCCCTCCGCAACCCGCGCGAGGACCTTCTTCCCGGGAGCGTCCCCTCCTGGAAGGCGCTCCTGCTGCGCACTCTCGCCCGGGAGGCTCCCGGGCGCATCGCGGCGGCCGGGCTGCGCCGCCCCGACGCCTTCTATGCCACGGGCCTCACCCGGGGCCGCGACTTCATTCGGGCGCTCCAGGCGGCGCTGGAGAGCGCGGGGCCGGGCGTGACGGAGATCGCCCTCCACCCGGGCTATGCCGTCCCATCGTTCGATTCCTATCAGGCCCGGCGGGAGGAGGAGATGCGCGCCCTACGCTGCGACGAAATCCGGGCGGCCCTCGCCAGCCCGCGGCTGAGGCTCATCGGCTTCCGGGAGCTGGCCGGGGAGGTGCGGGCGGGATGA
- a CDS encoding glycosyltransferase produces MRSPSGSLPSSPRLSVILPVYRSVGFIRRSLEDLLSWLSRSGHPFELIVVDDCSDDGTVAAIQQVEGQRGGIIRLLRNDRNMGKGASVRKGMLAAEGLYRITMDADLPYGLDTVGQMLRLLESGADAVIVSRVHPESRYLISPRMFSKLVTRHWLSRLGNRIIRLVVPGVLDTQAGLKGFSKEAALHIFSRQRLNRFSYDPEVLRIAQVAGFRIVEIPVVFHYESELTTVEFAADSFRMIRDLVRIKIWEREGTWKRDRPESS; encoded by the coding sequence GTGCGCAGCCCGAGCGGGTCTTTGCCGTCCTCGCCGCGCCTGAGCGTCATCCTGCCGGTCTACCGGAGCGTGGGCTTCATCCGCCGGTCGCTGGAAGACCTCCTGTCCTGGCTGAGCCGTTCCGGGCACCCCTTCGAGCTTATCGTGGTGGACGATTGCAGCGACGACGGCACGGTCGCCGCCATCCAGCAGGTGGAGGGCCAGCGGGGGGGCATCATCCGCCTCCTCCGGAACGACCGGAACATGGGCAAGGGGGCCTCCGTCCGGAAGGGCATGCTCGCGGCGGAGGGGCTCTACCGGATCACGATGGACGCCGACCTGCCCTACGGGCTGGACACGGTTGGGCAGATGCTCCGCCTTCTCGAATCCGGGGCGGACGCGGTCATCGTCTCCCGCGTCCACCCCGAGAGCCGCTACCTCATCAGCCCCCGGATGTTCTCCAAGCTCGTCACCCGGCACTGGCTGAGCCGCCTCGGGAACCGCATCATCCGCCTCGTCGTCCCCGGGGTCCTCGACACCCAGGCGGGCCTCAAGGGATTCAGCAAGGAAGCCGCGCTCCACATCTTCTCTCGCCAGCGGCTGAACCGCTTCTCCTACGACCCGGAGGTGCTGCGGATCGCCCAGGTCGCGGGCTTCCGGATCGTGGAGATCCCCGTCGTCTTTCACTACGAGTCCGAGCTCACCACGGTGGAGTTCGCGGCCGATTCCTTCCGGATGATCCGCGACCTCGTCCGAATCAAGATTTGGGAGCGGGAGGGGACGTGGAAGCGGGACCGGCCCGAATCATCCTGA